The Anabaena sp. WA102 genome contains a region encoding:
- a CDS encoding Eco57I restriction-modification methylase domain-containing protein — protein sequence MKAPDSIVQLVEHFHSSIELYRAGGINETQTRIEFINPLFAALGWDIGNERQISDIYKDVVHEDSLKISDANKAKAPDYSFRVGGVRKFFVEAKKPAVNVGQNMSAAFQVRRYGWSAKLALSILTDFEEFAVYDCRIMPNKNDSASVARIKHFNYTEYIDKWAEIYNLFSKEAVLNGSLERFAETKVKSGITVDQKFLQEIEVWRENLAANIVWRNPQIQQRELNFAVQMTINRIVFLRICEDRGIEPYQQLYNLLKFENFYQELGRLFINADYRYNSGLFHFQDEKGRENPDDFTLNLTIDDSILTLIIRKLYPPESPYEFSVIPVEILGQVYEQFLGKVIQISASRQAVIEDKPEVRKAGGVYYTPSYIVDYIIKQTIGKVLENKKPEKIQDMTILDPACGSGSFLIVAYQFILDWYLEQYLQNPKKYKNKFYQISDHQWRLSASERKQILLTHIYGVDIDQQAVETTKLSLLLKVLEGESGETITRQLQLFKERALPDLDHNIQCGNSLIDGEFYQHTQLNCLDEDTAYRVNIFDWELAFSAIMKRGGFDVVIGNPPYIRIQALKEWAALEVEFYKKQYVSASKGNYDIYVIFVEKGLELLRKDGYLGFILPHKFFNAQYGESIRKLISEGKYLNKIVHFGDQQVFPKVSTYTCLLFLKKSQQSDLEMEKVIDLMDWKIHNNGQTGIINHLLVSSSEWNFTLGEDAKIFTKLQQIKSTLEDVTERIFQGIKTSADKIYIVEELSREDNLIQVFSKQKQTAYWLESKLLHPLIKGGDSKRYYLSKTNKLIIFPYMLKNNGSMELISMNIFEKEYPSTWNYLLDNRNYLESRENSKMLGENWYGYSRFQALNVMALPKIFTPDIATGSSFTWDKTGEIFFTGGVAGGYGILVKSNYSWEYILGLLNSKVLEFYLKKSSTSMRGGYYSFESRFIRNLPIKVIDNSQIPEKKKHDLIVNLVQQMLSLHEKINEVNTPPAKKMIQQQIQATDRHINQLVYELYELTDAEITMIEGT from the coding sequence ATGAAAGCACCTGATAGTATTGTTCAACTGGTTGAACATTTTCACTCTTCGATAGAATTGTATCGGGCGGGGGGAATTAATGAAACACAAACTAGAATCGAATTTATTAATCCTTTGTTTGCTGCTTTAGGATGGGATATTGGCAATGAACGACAAATTTCTGATATTTATAAAGATGTTGTTCATGAAGATTCTTTAAAAATTAGTGATGCAAATAAAGCCAAAGCACCTGATTATAGTTTTCGGGTTGGTGGAGTCAGAAAGTTTTTTGTGGAAGCGAAAAAACCCGCTGTTAATGTGGGTCAAAATATGAGTGCTGCTTTTCAAGTGAGACGTTATGGCTGGTCTGCAAAGTTAGCTTTAAGTATTTTAACAGATTTTGAAGAATTTGCAGTTTATGACTGTCGAATTATGCCCAATAAAAATGATTCAGCATCAGTGGCTAGAATCAAACATTTTAATTATACAGAATATATTGATAAATGGGCAGAGATTTATAATCTTTTTTCTAAGGAAGCTGTGTTAAATGGTTCTTTAGAAAGGTTTGCAGAAACTAAAGTTAAGTCTGGGATTACTGTTGATCAAAAATTTCTCCAAGAAATTGAAGTTTGGCGAGAAAATTTAGCTGCTAATATTGTTTGGCGAAATCCGCAAATTCAACAAAGAGAGTTGAATTTTGCTGTGCAAATGACAATTAATAGAATTGTCTTTTTACGCATTTGTGAAGATAGGGGAATTGAACCTTATCAACAGTTATATAATTTATTAAAGTTTGAAAATTTTTATCAAGAGTTAGGGCGGTTATTTATTAATGCAGATTATCGCTATAATTCTGGTTTATTCCATTTTCAAGATGAAAAAGGACGAGAAAATCCTGATGATTTTACTTTGAATTTAACTATAGATGATTCTATTTTAACCTTAATTATTAGAAAACTTTATCCTCCAGAAAGTCCTTATGAGTTTTCTGTGATTCCTGTGGAAATTTTGGGACAAGTGTATGAACAATTTTTAGGGAAAGTCATTCAAATATCTGCAAGTCGTCAAGCAGTTATTGAAGATAAACCGGAAGTAAGAAAAGCTGGAGGTGTTTATTATACTCCTAGTTACATTGTTGATTATATTATTAAACAAACTATTGGTAAGGTTTTAGAAAATAAGAAACCAGAAAAAATCCAAGATATGACAATTCTTGATCCTGCTTGTGGTTCGGGTTCTTTTTTAATTGTGGCTTATCAATTTATCCTAGATTGGTATTTAGAACAATATCTGCAAAATCCCAAGAAATACAAAAATAAATTCTATCAAATTTCGGATCATCAATGGCGTTTAAGTGCAAGTGAAAGAAAGCAGATTCTGTTAACTCATATTTATGGTGTTGATATTGATCAACAAGCGGTAGAAACGACTAAGTTATCTTTGTTATTGAAGGTATTGGAGGGAGAATCAGGAGAAACAATTACCAGACAATTACAGTTATTCAAGGAAAGGGCTTTACCTGATTTAGATCATAATATTCAATGTGGTAATTCCTTGATAGATGGAGAATTTTATCAACATACTCAATTAAATTGTTTGGACGAAGATACGGCGTATAGGGTTAATATTTTTGACTGGGAATTGGCTTTTTCTGCTATTATGAAACGAGGTGGTTTTGATGTAGTTATTGGTAATCCTCCCTATATTAGAATTCAAGCTTTAAAAGAATGGGCTGCATTGGAAGTTGAATTTTATAAAAAACAATATGTTTCTGCTAGTAAGGGAAATTATGATATTTATGTTATTTTTGTGGAAAAGGGATTGGAGTTATTAAGAAAAGATGGCTATTTAGGTTTTATTTTACCTCATAAGTTTTTTAATGCTCAATATGGAGAGTCTATCAGGAAGTTAATTTCTGAGGGTAAATATCTGAATAAAATAGTGCATTTTGGAGATCAACAAGTTTTCCCCAAGGTTTCAACTTATACTTGTTTGCTTTTTTTGAAAAAATCACAACAATCTGATTTAGAAATGGAAAAAGTCATTGATTTAATGGATTGGAAAATCCACAATAATGGTCAAACAGGAATTATTAATCATTTATTAGTTTCATCTTCAGAATGGAATTTTACTCTGGGAGAAGATGCTAAAATATTTACCAAATTACAACAAATTAAATCTACACTAGAAGATGTAACAGAGAGGATTTTTCAAGGAATTAAAACCAGTGCTGATAAAATATATATCGTAGAAGAATTATCACGGGAAGATAATTTAATTCAAGTTTTTTCTAAACAGAAACAAACAGCATATTGGTTAGAATCTAAGTTACTACATCCTTTAATCAAAGGTGGTGATAGTAAAAGATATTATTTGTCTAAAACCAATAAGTTGATTATTTTTCCCTATATGCTTAAAAATAATGGTTCAATGGAATTAATTTCTATGAATATCTTTGAAAAAGAATATCCTTCAACCTGGAATTATTTACTAGATAATAGAAATTATTTAGAAAGTAGAGAAAATAGCAAGATGTTAGGAGAAAATTGGTATGGATATAGTAGATTTCAAGCTTTAAATGTCATGGCTTTACCAAAAATATTTACTCCTGATATTGCTACAGGTTCATCATTTACATGGGATAAAACAGGGGAAATCTTTTTTACAGGTGGTGTCGCTGGAGGATATGGAATTTTAGTAAAATCTAATTATTCATGGGAATACATTTTAGGGTTATTAAATAGCAAAGTCCTAGAATTTTATCTCAAAAAATCATCTACATCTATGAGAGGTGGTTACTACAGTTTTGAATCTCGGTTTATTCGCAATCTTCCTATTAAAGTTATTGATAATTCTCAAATTCCAGAGAAGAAAAAACATGATTTAATTGTTAATTTAGTACAACAAATGCTTTCTCTGCATGAAAAAATTAATGAGGTGAATACACCCCCAGCAAAAAAGATGATTCAGCAACAAATTCAAGCTACTGATAGACACATCAATCAATTAGTTTATGAACTGTATGAATTAACTGATGCGGAAATAACTATGATTGAAGGTACGTAA
- the ftsH gene encoding ATP-dependent zinc metalloprotease FtsH: MKNLHKKALIKQQLLGSSPRHVLTGVIAAGLMTLPGMIGGNPVLAQQKTERNSLTYGELIQKASKGEVKKVELDQAEQTARVYLVGQKRDTLPLQVRLLDQNAELINKLREKKVDFGEVSSAGNRAAVGLLINLMWILPLVALMLLFLRRSANASNQAMSFGKSRARFQMEAKTGVKFNDVAGVKEAKEELEEVVTFLKLPEKFTAVGAKIPKGVLLIGPPGTGKTLLAKAIAGEAGVPFFSMSGSEFVEMFVGVGASRVRDLFKKAKENAPCLIFIDEIDAVGRQRGAGIGGGNDEREQTLNQLLTEMDGFEGNTGIIIIAATNRPDVLDSALLRPGRFDRQVIVDVPDLKGRQEILTVHAHNKKIDPSVSLEAIARRTPGFTGADLANLLNEAAILTARRRKEAVTDLEIDNAIDRVVAGMEGTALVDSKNKRLIAYHEVGHALVGTLVKGHDPVQKVTLIPRGQALGLTWFTPNEEQGLISRSQILARIAATLGGRAAEEIVFGKAEVTTGAGNDLQQVTSMARQMVTKFGMSDLGPVSLENQNNDVFLGRDWMNKSEYSEDIAAKIDHAVREIVNRCYIQAKEIIQENRLILERVVDLLIEQETIEGDVFRTIVADNTAIKVTNEPVAVTY, encoded by the coding sequence ATGAAAAATTTGCACAAAAAAGCTTTGATAAAACAGCAGTTGCTAGGTTCATCTCCGCGTCACGTTTTAACAGGAGTCATAGCCGCCGGATTGATGACATTACCCGGCATGATTGGTGGTAATCCCGTCTTAGCGCAACAAAAAACCGAGCGAAATTCCTTAACCTATGGTGAATTAATTCAAAAAGCCAGTAAAGGAGAAGTTAAAAAAGTAGAGTTAGATCAAGCTGAACAAACAGCTAGAGTTTATTTAGTGGGACAAAAACGCGATACTCTGCCTTTACAAGTACGTCTTCTAGATCAAAATGCGGAATTAATTAATAAACTTAGAGAAAAAAAAGTTGATTTTGGCGAAGTTTCCTCCGCTGGAAACCGAGCCGCTGTCGGCTTATTAATTAATCTCATGTGGATTTTGCCCCTAGTGGCTCTCATGTTATTATTCCTGCGGCGTTCTGCAAATGCTTCTAACCAAGCCATGAGTTTTGGTAAATCTCGCGCACGGTTTCAAATGGAAGCGAAAACAGGCGTAAAATTTAATGATGTGGCGGGAGTCAAGGAAGCCAAAGAAGAATTGGAAGAAGTTGTCACTTTTCTGAAACTTCCAGAAAAATTTACAGCGGTAGGGGCAAAAATTCCCAAAGGTGTCCTATTGATTGGACCACCAGGAACAGGAAAAACCTTACTCGCCAAAGCTATTGCGGGAGAAGCAGGTGTCCCATTTTTCAGTATGTCTGGTTCGGAATTTGTGGAAATGTTCGTCGGTGTGGGTGCTTCCCGTGTCAGAGATTTATTCAAAAAAGCCAAAGAAAATGCCCCTTGTTTAATATTCATTGATGAAATTGACGCAGTAGGTAGACAACGGGGTGCAGGTATTGGGGGTGGAAATGATGAACGGGAACAAACCCTTAACCAACTATTAACGGAAATGGATGGGTTTGAAGGGAATACGGGGATTATTATTATTGCGGCTACCAACCGTCCAGATGTCCTTGATTCGGCTCTATTACGCCCAGGACGCTTTGATAGACAGGTAATTGTGGATGTTCCCGATTTGAAGGGAAGACAGGAAATTTTGACAGTCCACGCTCATAATAAGAAGATTGATCCTAGTGTATCTTTAGAAGCGATCGCTCGCCGCACCCCTGGCTTTACCGGTGCAGATTTAGCCAATTTACTCAACGAAGCCGCCATTCTCACCGCCAGAAGACGCAAAGAAGCCGTTACCGACTTAGAAATTGATAACGCCATAGATAGAGTAGTCGCCGGTATGGAAGGAACTGCTTTAGTAGACAGCAAAAACAAACGCCTGATTGCTTACCACGAAGTCGGACACGCTTTAGTAGGAACTTTAGTTAAAGGTCATGATCCTGTACAAAAAGTTACACTCATTCCCAGAGGACAAGCGCTGGGGTTAACTTGGTTTACTCCCAATGAAGAACAGGGTTTAATTTCCCGTTCCCAAATTTTAGCCCGCATTGCCGCAACTTTGGGTGGTCGCGCGGCTGAAGAAATCGTGTTTGGGAAAGCGGAAGTTACCACAGGTGCAGGAAATGACTTGCAACAAGTTACCAGTATGGCACGACAAATGGTAACGAAATTTGGAATGTCCGATTTAGGTCCAGTTTCCTTAGAAAATCAAAACAACGATGTGTTTTTAGGACGGGACTGGATGAATAAATCTGAATATTCTGAAGACATTGCAGCGAAAATTGATCACGCAGTCCGGGAGATTGTTAACCGCTGTTATATTCAAGCTAAAGAAATCATTCAAGAAAACCGGTTAATTTTGGAACGGGTAGTTGACTTGTTGATAGAACAAGAAACCATTGAAGGTGATGTTTTCCGCACCATTGTAGCTGATAATACAGCCATTAAAGTAACTAATGAGCCAGTAGCCGTAACTTATTAG